One Burkholderia vietnamiensis LMG 10929 genomic window, GGCCGCGCGCGGGGCCGGCCGCGCGGGCGCCGGTTGCGCGAAGAACACCGCGAGCGCGTCGGGTGCGTCGAACAGCAGCGCGCCGTGGCAGCGCCACGCGCCGTCGGCGCGGCGCAGCTCGAAGCGCAGCGCGGCCGGTGCGGTGCGCCATGCGGGCACGCTCGCGGGCGGCGGCAGCAATTCGACGCGCTGCCGCGTCGCGGCCTGTAGCACGGCCGCGAGCGGCGCCGCGAGATCGGCCAGCAACGCCGCTCGGATCACGGCCGGCACGGCCGGGTCGGCGGCATCGCCGAGCCATTCGGTTTCGGCGAGCGGGTCGAGCCACAGCGTGCCCGTGGCCGGGCCGACGACGAACCGGTATGCATGGGCATCGGCAACCGGCTCGGCGGCGACGCGCCAGCGCACCTCGTACGCGTGCTCGCCGAGCGTGACCGGCACGGCGGCCGGCGCGCCGTATGCATGCGACAGCCCGCGCGCGGCGGCCGCGGACAGACGCGGCAGATACGGCGACGCGTCGAGCGGGACCGCGACCGCGACCGGCGCGGGCGGCACGGCGGCGGCGGTCTGCGCGGCGGCCGGAGCGGCGGCGGGCGCTTGGTTCGCGGCGTCGCCGGTGTCGGCATTCGTCAAAGGCAGCGCAGGCACGGCGGGATCGGGGCGGATTCGGCGATGGTCGACGGGTTGTGGTGGCCGGCGGCGCGGGGGGCGCGCGGCTGCTGCGTCGATTGTAGGGACGGTGCCGGCCGCGTGCGGCGCCGGAATCCGTAGTCGCGGACGGCGCGCGGCGCGGCTCGTGGTGACGAGCTACGAAGCGTGTCGGGGGTGTGGGGGCGGGTGAGGGGGAAGGTGGCTGGGGCGGCGCAGGGCGGTGTGGCGAGGACGCGGCGCGGTGTCGGGCTCGGCTTGGCGCTTGGGGTGCCGTGGCAGGGCTTGGCTCGACTCGACCGGGCTCGGCTCAGTCCGGCACGACTTGGCACAGCTCGGCTCGATGCGGCTCGACATGGCATGGCTCGGCACGCCTCTGCTCAACGCGCCCGATGTACCGCGCCCCACCCAACCAGAAAACCGGCCGGCGCGCCTCGGGGCGCCGGCGCGGCCGCGGGTCACGCGTAGTCGGCGGTCAGCACCGGCTGCGGCGCGGCGCGCAGGATCGGCGCGGCATCGTGGCGCTCGACGTGCGTCATCGCCGCGCCGAACAGCACGAGCCGATAGCCGACCGCATAGATCGGGATGATCCGCAGGTTCTTGTCGTGATCGAGCTGCAGCTTCGAACGGATCCGCGAGATGTGCGTGTCGAGCGTGCGCGACGACACGCCGAGCTCCCGGCCCCAGACCGCTTCCTGGATCGCTTGCCGCGGAACGATCTTGTTCATGTTGTCGAGCAGGAACTCGACGACGTCGAATTCTCGCGGCGTGACGTCGACGACCTTGTCGTCGATTTCGATCGTCCGGCGCACGAAGTTGATTTTTATGTTGTCGATGTACAGGTATTTGCAATCCATGGTGGCCCTCGCATGTCCGTAAAGGAGTGTTGCGAGTCATGTACTGCAACTTCCGGGCCAGTGATGGAGCCGCCCCAGCCGTGCGGCGGGTCCCGGCGCCCGCAATCGCGCGCCGGTGTTGAATCTAAAAGAATTTTTAACGGCGCCGCAGCGGCGTGCCGCCGCGCCTGCCCGACCGATATTGAAGAATTGTTACGTAGCATCGCGCGGGAACGTTACGGGCGTTACGGGCGTTACGCGCGGCGTTACGGCGCAGTCACGCGCAGCACGATGCGGGCGCGGCGGGGCGCCGCGCCGCACCGACGCACCGGGCAACAACGCGACACCGCACCGCCCGATGCGTCACACGCCCCGTCAAGCCTTCGCGCCGCCGGCCGAATCGAACGGCAGCACGTAGTGCCGCTTGCCGGTCGCCGCGAAGATCGCGTTGGCCACGGCCGGCCCGACCGGCGCGACACCGGGCTCGCCGACGCCGGTCGGCGCTTGCGCGGACGGCACGATGTGCACCTCGACCTTCGGCATCTCGGCCATCCGCAGCACGTGGTAGCCGTCGAAGTTGCGCTGCTCGACGCGGCCGTCCTTCAGCGTGATCGCGCTGTGCAGCGCCGCGCCGAGCCCGAAGCCGATGCCGCCTTCCATCTGCGCGGCGACGATGTCGGGGTTGATCGCGATCCCGCAGTCGACCGCGCACACGATGCGCTCGACCTTCACGTTGCCGTCCGCGTCCACCGACACCTCGGCCACCTGCGCGACATAGCTCTTGAACGCCTCGGCCACCGCGATCCCGCGCCCGCGGCCCTTCGGCAGCGGCTGCGCCGGATCCCAGCCGGCCTTCTGCGCGGCCAGCTCGAGCACGGCGCGCATGCGCGGCTCCTTCGCGAGCAGGTCGCGGCGGAACAGGTACGGGTCCTTGCCGGCCGCGTGCGCGGCTTCGTCGATGAACGCCTCGACCGCATACGCGGTGTGCGA contains:
- the sctQ gene encoding type III secretion system cytoplasmic ring protein SctQ; translation: MPALPLTNADTGDAANQAPAAAPAAAQTAAAVPPAPVAVAVPLDASPYLPRLSAAAARGLSHAYGAPAAVPVTLGEHAYEVRWRVAAEPVADAHAYRFVVGPATGTLWLDPLAETEWLGDAADPAVPAVIRAALLADLAAPLAAVLQAATRQRVELLPPPASVPAWRTAPAALRFELRRADGAWRCHGALLFDAPDALAVFFAQPAPARPAPRAAYASLPVPLVFEIGRTELTTAELADVVGGDIIAIERWRAHEQNLLCVARVPATPAWEITGRPSGTRLTVERIREMPLEPTRTDTPPATAHDAPPDDAPRSLDGLAVDLRFELPPTSIPLGELGALQPGAVIELQQGINQSVIHLVANGMLIGTGHLIAVGQKLGVRVVTLTQPAPRER
- a CDS encoding winged helix-turn-helix domain-containing protein, with the translated sequence MDCKYLYIDNIKINFVRRTIEIDDKVVDVTPREFDVVEFLLDNMNKIVPRQAIQEAVWGRELGVSSRTLDTHISRIRSKLQLDHDKNLRIIPIYAVGYRLVLFGAAMTHVERHDAAPILRAAPQPVLTADYA